Proteins from one Apis cerana isolate GH-2021 linkage group LG11, AcerK_1.0, whole genome shotgun sequence genomic window:
- the LOC107996071 gene encoding uncharacterized protein LOC107996071, protein MTSTVLVKLPTVPFPQGKKSPSDIITLTERNEGLNQNIRHQTINIDRIAQLEQNMKFLQEQHQATLVALHQEVESLRQKNRDLQFQLVFSKGSYLPSSPSSPEDNGTGFMKPKGSPVCVNITPLQVELLEKDLQDTKVSLQEARIQNQYLSEIIEQQKKKLNSLEEQKINKESMTDVGIQVGDTFDSTRAHLVACLESTEAVIKRLRKQNEEQREEIATLKATSTNTNGNKGARSRDSNNSHHSRGSPTSTLQEQSPHIFPPLQSYWHHKTIRNGRNRHNKLDHQTEMDATMLPQLQNSNIKLKNFNSMMFESLCYRSRGHRNYYRDESNRKYRGNISQKDRRDSDHNHHHNRRDYKDRSSKNQQKELADSAEGSSEADNSASGKS, encoded by the exons ATGACATCTACTGTATTAGTTAAATTACCAACTGTACCTTTTCCTCAA ggaAAGAAATCACCATcagatataataacattaacagaaagaaacgaaggattgaatcaaaatataaggcatcaaactataaatattgatagaatAGCACAATTGgaacaaaatatgaaatttttacaagaacAACATCAAGCAACTTTAGTAGCTTTGCATCAAGAAGTAGAATCCTTACGTCAAAAAAATAGAG atttacagTTTCAATTAGTATTTTCAAAAGGATCTTATTTACCTAGCAGTCCTTCTTCTCCTGAAGATAATGGAACTGGGTTTATGAAACCAAAG GGTAGCCCAGTATGTGTAAATATTACACCATTACAAGTAGAACTTTTGGAGAAAGATTTACAAGATACAAAAGTATCTTTACAAGAAGCTAGAATAcagaatcaatatttatctGAAATTATTGAACAACAAAAAAA aaaattgaattctctagaagaacaaaaaataaataaagaatcaatGACAGATGTAGGAATCCAGGTGGGAGATACATTTGATTCTACTCGAGCACATTTAGTTGCATGTTTGGAAAGCACAGAAGCAGTGATAAAACGATTACGTAAACAAAATGAGGAGCAAAGAGAAGAGATTGCAACATTGAAAGCAACGTCGACAAATACAAATGGTAACAAGGGAGCTCGATCTCgtgatagtaataatagtcATCATAGTCGTGGATCACCTACGAGCACCTTACAAGAACAATCTCCTCATATATTTCCTCCATTACAAAGTTATTGGCATCATAAAACAATTAG GAACGGAAGAAATCgacataataaattagatcATCAAACGGAGATGGATGCGACTATGTTACCACAACTTCAAAAtagcaatataaaattaaaaaattttaattcgatgatGTTTGAATCTTTGTGTTATCGGTCTCGTGGACATCGCAATTATTATCGCGATGAAAGTAACCGAAAGTATAGAGGAAACATTTCACAAAAAGATCGTAGAGATAGTGATCATAATCATCATCATAATCGACGGGATTATAAAGATAGAAGTtctaaaaatcaacaaaaagaATTAGCAGATTCAGCGGAAGGATCAAGCGAAGCTGATAATTCTGCGAGTggtaaatcataa